accacatctcatctACCAGgcccagtgtaaagtaaccacatctcagctaccaggcccagtgtaaagtaaccacagtGACTAGTCAGTGTGAGACCAGCTGCTGTGTTTAGTCCTCCCTGCCCACAGGGGGCCCTGCAGTGCTCTGCCACACTCCGGAGACCAGCTCCCCAGGGCTGACactgacactcacacagaacCGGAAGCACCGCTGTGAGCCAATCACAGGGTTTGTTTGGAAACCGACCCAATCTTCTCAGTCTCGTCACGCAGTTAGAGCTGGCCTGCCAGGCTGAGGGATCCTGGGCTTCACTGAGACAAGCCTTGGAGTCTGTCAGCCACTCAGCCAGAGGGATGGCTGAAGAATCTCCAACTTCAACTTGTTTAAGATATACACATTTATAAAAAGAAATGTGAGTGTCAGAGAATATATCTGTGTATGTCGTAGAGCTGCACAATCAGATTCCGTCACTGTCAGATTCCATCACAGTCAGATTCCATCACAGACAGATTCCATCATAGACAGATTCCATCAGTCTGCTTCCGGAGAGTTGGTTTAACAACTTGTTTAACAACTGCTCTGCAGCCGAGGGTAAGTTTATAGTGGTGATGAGTGACGACAGGGATTATGGTGTTGACagaggggtcatgtgactgtgtggttAGTGTCACCTGTCACCCTGATGAGTGATCAACATTTTGGAAATGGTGGTTCATCATGAAATACcacaacttcctgttttatgttttatttgAGAAAAAGGGAAACATAATTTTAAACATATGCAGTACATCTACCTAATAATCAACTTTCCCACAGTCTGTAGTAGCCAGAGAGTCTACATAATGATCTATAAAGTATTAGTAGTATTAGTAGTAAAGTATAAAGTGTTGAGTTAGCGTTAATTAAATGTCTGTGTATTGAGCTGGTGTTGTCAAGGTATTAACTGAGCTGGTGTTAAGGTATTAAAGAAGCTAGTTGGTACAGTTTCGGCTGGCGTGGTAGGCTGTTTAAAGTGGCTTGCTGCCAGCTTCACAGCGCTACAGTCCGAGGGTGACATTCCAGAGGCACAGAATCCTCGCCACAGAAAGGACGGAATGTGGAGTATGTCTGCCGGCATAATCTGACCAAACTAAATTACCACAGGAAATCAGGAtgaacaacaaaccaacaacaacaatatatatttaaacGAGTTCAGGGAGAAGTTCGTTTGCTATTTGTAACCAGAAGTACAGATTGATTTCTTGCTCTTATCTCCTCTCTATAGTTTCCAATTTAAAGTGGTCTATCTGTGAAATGGCCTCGTAAATTTACTGTGAGAACTGTATGAACTTCCTGTGTGAGAATCTGTCTGTCAACGACTAACTTAACCGTAATACATTTACTGTCACCTTATCTTCATAATTCAGAAAACTTTGGAAGAAGAGATAAGGTTTAACGGCTAACAACCACTACAAAACAATGTTCAACTATGTTCAAATGAGCAGAGGTCATTTGGTGGCCTACGTAGATGCTTATGCGTTGTAGGCTAATAGACTTAACATAAGGTGCGATATTTCAAACCTTTTCTATGTGGATGTCTCATATGTGTCTGACTTTAGGTCATTTAATTTCCGAAACGTGCAGGCTACTGGAGTCCAAGCTCCGAAGCTAGGCTATCATTATCTAGTCTAGTTTTTTCCGCTCATATAACACAGACGCCCCACTTTCAACGTGGGCTGCTCTAATGGTCAAGCCGCAGATACTGCATTGTCAGCGGCCTGCGAAGAGGCCAGCGAAGTTATTACACATTTATTAGCATAGGCCTTTTAACTCATATCACAACGAGGGCTTTACAGATGCCCACGGATCAGCATTTGTAACAAACCTAAGCCCTCGGAGAAGTGTTTATAACACTTCATAATTAACGTTGCTGTAAATATTACGTACTGTAGGTACATGTACATATATGAAACAATAAATGTGTCTTGATACAAACGCTGAGAATGCCTGAAACGTGTAATCTGTTGACTGCTAGGTTTCCCATTATGTATCGTATCATTGAGACGCTTGCTTGTGAATTATTTAAGCAGTTTACTTCCATGGTTACAGTACACttttaagtattttttttttacccttgaATCCATGCACGTTATTGGTGGAAGTGCGTCCAACTTCATTGGCTGTCAATAATAACTCGTTTAAAAAGGCATGGGTCACCCCGCGGTCACTGTGCATAGGGTCAGTGCCAATCATTTGAGAAGCCGAGGACCTTCGGAATATTTCCGTTGAAAGAGTGGAAAACACACCGTATACCGACTATTGACAAAAATCCCGCGTGGTTTACCCCGGCATCGATTGATCTCTGTTGATCTGTGTCATATGACAGACGCACGCAGACGGCTTTGTTCATCTAAAACGAAGAGACCCCACTAGTTAACAGCACTGTGCAGGAAGATATGGGGGCAGCATGCATATTTACAGCTAGCCACTCTGATTAGCTTTCTACCCGTCTTTTCCATAGCTGTCTAGAATATTAGTATAATTTGTCTCCTCTTCAACGAGAAGGAAAATGTTTCTCGGTCGCAAAGTGAGATTGTCGACAGCGGCTGTAGGTGAAGCTTGGAACTCCATATACGCGCAAGTCACATTAAACAGACTGGGGGACGTTACCTGCTCGACATTACGTTATAGACATACATTTCAATGTCCTGGAGCTTTTAGTCGATCCGTCTGTTGTCCGGACCTAGAACTCTCACCATGTGAAAAGCGACGAGGGGAAATGTTCACCGCCAAAAACTACCTGGATTCGTCCCGTTTAATAATTTCGCAGTGGGAACATTTAGCTCGGGTAACCCCTATTGCTCCAAGTCTCTCTCGGAGTCAAAACAAAAGTAACGTTTTACACAACAGCAATACATGTAAGTCTTTATCTGCGCTCATCTTAGTAAATGCAAACGGGCGCAGTAAACTCGGTACAGTTCACTCTGTTTTGTTTACAAATGACACGACGTTCTGCTCAACGCGTTTCCTCTCCACTATTGTGCAAATGAGAGCTTCATCTACCGCTACCAAGGAGAAGCGCGGGGCAGGCACCTCAGAGGACGCAGTCACGGACAACAAAGAGGTAAATGAAACTCGTAACATTATTTGTTTAACCCCACGACACCGCTCTCAACAATGTTTAACCAGCAATCATGCTGCTTTTGTTAACAGGCGAAACATAGAGCTCGTTAATGGACTATTCAACTGGTGTTCGGGGAGGCAGTAATGTGTTAGTTGTAAGATTCATGTATCAAATGATCGGTTAACAGCTTGTAAACTATACATTTGGAACGATAGTCATGCAGAGCGCTTATACAAGAAGGCGGTTACGTGACGCGTGTTGCGCTGTTCACGTGGTGTTGTGAACTAGCCTAGTTTTTGTGAGAATGGATTAAAGCGATACATTTTTCCTCTTCCATTGAAGTGTCCCTTTGGAGACTCGCTGACCTAATAACGACTCCTCCTACGCTAACATGTTAAAGAAGGATATTCCTCTTCGACATATTCCTCCAGGAAGGAATACCATGAAGCAGTTAGTCCATAAGGACGAGATTTGACGGTAGCTCGATGAACCCCGTCTAGTTAACTGTAGACGAGCTATACTCATTAAGCGCATGCATCATTACACATGATCCCCATAGTATCGACTCTGTAGTGTAGCACGAAATCATCCACTAGGAAGTAGTCTGAGGTTGTATAGTCTAGAATGAAGTAGTGTAGTCgagtaaaaagaaagaaaaaaacaaatccCCTGCCATTAGACTAAGAGGACACCACAGTGATCCATAGGGTggggtgttagggttagtgtgagagtttaggttagggtgtgtgttagttacTAACAATTCCTCCTActggaggaatcctaattagATTGCATCTCCAGCTCTGAGCAGGCACATGGAACTAACAGCAACATCATGTTTGTCTTATGGTTGCTCAGGGGCAACACATCAGACATTGAGGCAactttttgtgtatgtgtgtgtgtgtgtgagagaatctgcaggcctgtgtgtatgtgtctggccagtgtgtgagagaaggcctgtgtgtgtgtgtgtgtgtgtgagagtgtgttatcacacacagcagctcctCTGTTCTCCGTCTCCTCCCAGACACAACTCCCTGCACACACCgcccacaggccacgcccacaggccacgcccaccgCAGCctgccaggctgtgtgtgtgctcctactGCAGTCTGGCAGGTTGCTGCTCTTTGGCCAACAGAGgcctttctgtctgcctgcctgcctgcctgcctgagtgtctgtctgcctgcctgcctgcctgtctgtctgtctctccctctatctgtttATGTGTCCATGGCACCCTGCTTACCTTACCCagggtcaccccccccccccccccctgttcggTAAATCTTTTAAAAGAATTGCACAGAGTCGTCAGGCTCAAGGAATGTGCAATAGTTTTATTCTCTGACTCGGTTCAGAGTTGTGTAAAATCTAGTCTTCATGCATGATTGTTTATACAACATTGGTGAGAattctcctcccctgcatagcAGCTGTCTAGCTGATGATAGTATTCTTCCTACGAGGTGATATTTAGTTCAAGGAACTAACATGGTTTATCACGGGTTGCGGATGAAACTGTGAGGAAGGCCTTGAGTGTGTCATATCTATTTTGCACGCCAGAGCAGTTTTCGTAACACATTATTAGGTAGGAAATCTTTCCACACAATGTTCTTTTCATGCAGTATAAAGGTTAAATCCTTAATTTCTCACAAACACCCCCAACCAGGGAGAGAAACAGTTAAAAGGTACAGCGAGTGTTAAGACCATGCTTGAGGTGCATATAGGTCTCAGCCCTCTATGAACTCTTAGATCAGATTATATACTTGTATATTAAATGTTGTACACTTATATTTGTGTAATATCCAGATCCATCATACCAGCTTGATTGGCCTACTTCCTGTCCTGAATGAACTGATGCATCATGGGAGGTCatgtagtccccccccccccccccccccccccatggaacGCCAGTTCTTCTGAATATTGTACATTTTATGTATAGTTCTCAAACAAATGGCTTGTTATTTCCTGGAATGGAAACCCTGCCTCCTCATTGGCCGTGTGAGGCACATGACCTGGGTGTTGTGAATCAGTATTCCCAGCATGCCGTTCGTCCCTGTCCTCTATTGTGTTTTGCTGGAACTAATCCATTTACAGGCGTGAGGCGACTCACACGCTGTGGCGACCTCTAGCTCCTCGCTGCATGTCAGCCTGCTAGATTAGACCTGCTGCCTTGTTCATCTGGATGCCAGGGTGgcctgaacacactcacacacacacacacacacacacacacacacacacacacacacacacacacacacacacacacacacacacacacacacacacacacacacacacacacacacacacaccacacacatacacacacaccacacacaccacacacacacacacacacatacacacacacacacacacacacacacacacacacacacacacacacacacacacacatacacacacactcaaacacacatatgaAGAGATGAAAAGACAATATGAAACGTTTTGGCGGGTGCTCCTAACTTTGTTATTTTGAAGCACCAGTGCTCCCAAGCAAAGAAGTAAATGTAGAGCCCTGTATATACATACTTACCGGCATTTACTGATGAACACGGCTCCTGTTCTGacatcttctccctctccatccacctGGACCAGAacccctcccagtcctcctcgttcccagggccagacccagggccggggccggggccggggccgggggagGACAAGCCCAGCAGGACCCAGCAGCTGAAGAAGGTGTTCAAGGAGTATGGTGCTGTAGGCGTCTCCTTCCACGTCTGCATCTCCCTCATGTCCCTGGGCATGTTCTACCTTGCAGTGTCCAGGTATCtacacgcctgtgtgtgtgtgtgtgtgtttgtgtgtgtgagtgcgtgtgtgtgagtgtgtgtacgtgtgtgtttgtgtgtgtacctgtgtttgtgtgtgtacgtgtgtttgtgtgtgtacgtgtgtttgtgtgtgtacgtgtgtttgtgtgtgtacgtgtgtttgtgtgtgtacgtgtgtacgtgtgtacgtgtgtgtgtgtatgtgtgtgtgtgtgtgatgtggagaCAGTAAAACATCTTTGCAGTTAAATAAAAATTGTCCCAATTCTGTCTGAGTAACTGTCtgtattctctgtgtgtgtgcactcactcgtgtttgtgtgtgtgtgtgtgcactcactcgtgtgtgtgtgtctgtctccacagTGGGATAGACATGGCAGGTTTGCTATGCAAGCTGGGCTTCAGTGAAAGTGTGGTCCAGTCCAAGATGGCTGCCGGCACCAGCACTCTGGTGTTGGCCTACGCCGTGCACAAGCTGTTCGCCCCCGTACGCATCAGCATCACCCTGGTGTCTGTTCCTCTCATCGTGAGACACTTCAGAAAGACTGGCCTCTTCAGACCCCCTGGGTCTGCACCAtgagacacactcactcatttgCCATCATCTTAATATTATTACCGAATCCATCCTGCATTATACAATAAAACGGTAGTAGGTGTGTAATCATTTGTTACGGCTATCCCCCAAACAACAATATCAAACACTAGTTGGATTGGTGTAAACATACACAACTACATTATATTTGGTTCTTTAAGGATCTCTATGTTTATAAGCTCAGTATGAAACCTAGTCAAAGTTTAGCCGAATGCTTTTTCATCAGCACTTTGGGTGCACTTGATGTGCACTACCTAGCATGCCAGAAACCAACTCAACGGTAACAGTTGAGTACCCATAAACTGACAATGGTGCATAACAGATACTACACTCGTTAGTAGCTTATATTGTTTTTATCGACAAAGTTGTGATTGCAAAATGTGATGTGTCATTGCTGATTGTGTTAATGATGTGAGCTCAGTAATCTGGAATGTGCATCAGCCTTCAGTGGGGAAGACAAGAGGGGTGTCCTGTCTGGTCGAAGTCTCAGTTATCCCCCCAGATGACCCCCAGACGACCCCCAGACGACCCTCAGACTCTGATCCTTCTGTATCTAAAGGCACACATCTTACCTGCTTTCAACTTAAGTAACCTTAGAGTGGATTAATATTGACTTTCAAAGTGAGGTTTTGTATGATAATTTATTTACCTTTAAAGTGAATCAAGTGCTCAGCCAACTGCTGTAAATGCACCAGAACAGGTTTAGTTCAGCCTGATTGCATtccaaaagaagaaaaaacaaaataaaatgaagaCCAACAGAATGCAATTAATTAATATCTACAATCAGAACTTTTATCAGGTATATAAGAGGgtcgtttctctccctctttttccctcccctccctttcaacCTCCTTGCCGctttcaaatatatatttttggcatTTTCATGCCTGGTTGGATAGAGACACAGGAacgtagagaggggggggggagggcagcaaAAGGCTCGGTTGAGCCACCCTTCATCTCTATCTCATTACCCATCTtactccgtctctccctcttttatatatccatctctctccaccacttccATCTCCCTATTCCTCCTTCtctaccctccttccctctctcttggaGGTGGAGCCGGGTTGTTGCTGAGTTGGTCAGACTTCTCTGTGCTGAGAGAGGTCTCTGTGGAGATGGGTCTCCATGGAGATGGGGTATTATAAAGCTGATGATCAGTGCTGGCTGTCTGCTGACTGGGCGACTTCTCCCCCAGAGTGACTCAGCACAATCCTGCTTCCTCTCCCGTCTCCGGACAGCCCAGCACTGTCGCCGGACAGGTTCTACTTTTGGTCTGAAACCGACTCGGTTCATTTTCGGTTTCTAAGGGGGCGTGGTCAACGAGCGTAGGCCGAAATGGCTCGACACGCAATCAGAACAACGAAATTTCCTCTTGGTTTTTTACGAAAAAATGCCTCAACAGCTAAATGGTCAGATAACCACACGTGAGATACATGGTTGTGATTCGCCCGGCACTTTTCACGCCGGAGGGAAATCTGTTACCATGGGAGGGTCGCCAAGGTGATGTTCCGGGTCAAATAAACCGTCAAACTGTCAGGTTGGTCTGGTTCCCAGGTTagcctccagtctctctcctgtttcctgtctgttaCATCTCTACCCCCAGAGGACAGCGCCTCAGAAGGAGAGCCTTCACTTCATAGTTGTAATTTTTTGAATGAG
The window above is part of the Osmerus mordax isolate fOsmMor3 chromosome 1, fOsmMor3.pri, whole genome shotgun sequence genome. Proteins encoded here:
- the fam210b gene encoding protein FAM210B, mitochondrial yields the protein MFLGRKVRLSTAAVGEAWNSIYAQVTLNRLGDVTCSTLRYRHTFQCPGAFSRSVCCPDLELSPCEKRRGEMFTAKNYLDSSRLIISQWEHLARVTPIAPSLSRSQNKSNVLHNSNTCKSLSALILVNANGRSKLGTVHSVLFTNDTTFCSTRFLSTIVQMRASSTATKEKRGAGTSEDAVTDNKENPSQSSSFPGPDPGPGPGPGPGEDKPSRTQQLKKVFKEYGAVGVSFHVCISLMSLGMFYLAVSSGIDMAGLLCKLGFSESVVQSKMAAGTSTLVLAYAVHKLFAPVRISITLVSVPLIVRHFRKTGLFRPPGSAP